In Pochonia chlamydosporia 170 chromosome 3, whole genome shotgun sequence, the following are encoded in one genomic region:
- a CDS encoding sugar porter (SP) family MFS transporter (similar to Coccidioides immitis RS XP_001242053.1) translates to MSNTNNDSKAVRNEHLEERGTSPKEETSLSHNLEARIRNPLQGIPRSQLMADVENFALRRGLQEHVAILKKGALVAQDPGNIRNIDGPEKLASDEIEVLEEEVTHKWRMPMKLFLTIFTCSIGAAVQGWDQTGSNGATIFFPAAYGIGSKSDLDHILVGLINAGPYIGASLIGCWLADPLNNRLGRRGTIFFAAQFCIWPVIGSAFCRTWQQQLACRLLMGIGMGSKASTVPVYAAENAPASIRGALVMSWQMWTAFGIMLGTAVNLAVYQIAQPLNWRLMLGAPFLPAVPLMALIFFCPESPRWYIKKGRFQDAWRSMAVLRRNEIQVARDIYYISAQLELEREVMGTTNYATRFGQLFTVPRVRRANLAAFTVMIAQQMCGINIIAFYSTSIFEQAFKTDPSPQFKAMIGSFGFGVVNWLFAFPAFFTIDTFGRRSLLLFTFPQMFWTLLAAGLCTLIDPNGSMANARTGLVCLFVFLFGAFYSPGEGPVPYTYSAEVYPLSHRETGMSFAVATCLFFAAVLGITFPFLLGRLETFGSFALYAGFNLVAFVMIFFWVPETMQRTLEELDWVFAVPVGTFAKYQLTQALPWWFKRYVFFQRSATLKPLYHFEKIAMTARKDSIAHQNMVQSSDDEISR, encoded by the exons ATGTCCAATACGAA CAACGACTCCAAGGCCGTTCGCAATGAGCACCTGGAGGAAAGGGGCACCAGCCCTAAAGAGGAGACCAGCCTGTCTCATAACCTCGAGGCCAG AATCCGCAACCCCTTGCAAGGGATTCCTCGGTCTCAGTTGATGGCAGATGTGGAGAATTTTGCGCTGCGCAGAGGTCTACAAGAAcatgttgccattttgaagaaggGTGCATTGGTAGCTCAAGACCCTGGCAATATTCGCAATATCGACGGGCCCGAGAAGCTGGCTTCTGACGAAATTGAAgtacttgaagaagaagtcactCACAAATGGCGTATGCCCATGAAACTTTTCCTGACCATTTTCACTTGCTCTATTGGCGCCGCCGTCCAAGGCTGGGATCAAACTGGTAGCAACGGAGCCACGATTTTCTTTCCTGCAGCCTACGGTATCGGGTCAAAGTCTGATTTGGATCATATACTTGTTGGTCTGATCAATGCTGGCCCTTATATTGGCGCTTC TCTCATtggctgctggctggctgatcCATTGAACAACCGACTCGGACGCAGAGGCACCATTTTCTTTGCTGCGCAATTCTGTATCTGGCCTGTTATTGGATCCGCCTTCTGCAGGAcctggcagcaacagcttgcCTGTCGTCTTCTCATGGGTATTGGCATGGGCTCAAAAGCATCAACCGTGCCCGTCTACGCCGCAGAGAACGCTCCCGCTTCCATCAGAGGCGCGTTGGTCATGTCTTGGCAAATGTGGACAGCCTTCGGAATCATGTTGGGAACTGCCGTCAACCTGGCTGTCTATCAGATTGCGCAACCCCTCAACTGGCGCCTCATGTTGGGAGCACCTTTCCTCCCCGCAGTTCCTTTGATGGCGCTCATCTTCTTTTGCCCTGAATCTCCCCGTTGGTACATCAAGAAGGGCCGCTTTCAGGATGCTTGGAGATCTATGGCTGTCCTTCGCCGCAATGAGATCCAGGTTGCGCGTGATATCTACTACATCAGCGCACAACTCGAGCTTGAGAGGGAGGTCATGGGCACTACCAATTATGCCACCCGCTTCGGCCAGCTCTTCACCGTACCTCGAGTTCGCCGAGCCAACTTGGCGGCTTTCACTGTCATGATTGCTCAGCAAATGTGCGGAATCAACATCATCGCCTTCTACTCCACATCGATTTTCGAACAGGCCTTCAAGACCGATCCTAGCCCACAGTTCAAGGCCATGATCGGatcctttggctttggtgtgGTTAACTGGCTGTTCGCTTTCCCTGCCTTCTTTACCATTGACACCTTTGGCCGACGCAGCTTGCTTCTATTCACATTTCCTCAAATGTTTTGGACTCTTCTGGCAGCCGGTCTCTGCACTCTGATTGACCCTAATGGATCAATGGCCAATGCTCGTACTGGCCTGGTGTGCTTATTTGTCTTCCTTTTCGGCGCTTTCTATTCACCCGGTGAAGGTCCCGTTCCGTACACTTACAGTGCTGAAGTATACCCACTGTCTCATCGTGAGACTGGCATGAGTTTTGCCGTAGCAACATGTCTCTTCTTT GCCGCCGTTTTGGGTATTACCTTTCCCTTCCTTCTCGGCCGCCTTGAGACGTTCGGTTCTTTTGCTTTGTACGCCGGATTCAACCTCGTCGCCTTCGTCATGATTTTCTTCTGGGTGCCCGAGACCATGCAGCGTACCCTTGAGGAGCTTGATTGGGTCTTTGCAGTTCCAGTTGGTACCTTTGCCAAGTACCAGCTCACTCAGGCTCTGCCCTGGTGGTTCAAGAGATACGTCTTTTTCCAGCGCTCCGCTACCCTCAAGCCATTATATCACTTTGAGAAGATCGCCATGACTGCTCGAAAGGACTCCATCGCCCATCAGAACATGGTACAGAGCTCGGACGATGAAATCTCTCGTTAA